tcattttgtcATATATGATatgttatattatgtaatgatgatattaaaaatgtatattacttgattttgaattaataatttgatataatttaGCTAGCATTATGTGATGAAGTCTTTGATATATTTATTCTGTAATATATATAACCTCAAAAGAGTCAAAACGGTACATGAAGTAAATTGACATCAAAAAATTCTAGTTCAATGAATTAACCGGAATAAACAAGGAAGGGAATTGACAACTTTGATTGAAATGAAACGAATCAAACAATCCCTTTAATTAAGAAGCAAAATGCCACTAGGCTTAAAGGTGTTGTAACGACTTTATGACAAGACGAACGCACCACATGATCATTCATGAATAAAGAACTAGatgttgtttttaaaattaggagTATAATTGAGTGCACCATTGGATTCCGTGCATCTGCGATTTTActtagaatgtgtttggattcaactGAAAAGGGGCTGCGTTTTGCGTTGCGTTTcaagcctctttttttttttttttttccagccgcaGATGTTGACTTGTCTTCCGTGAaaagtgcatttgtgcactgttcacggacccacaaatttcactttttaaccactttttcattaaaaatgggcctcgcggtactattcacatattttaaaattattttgctacagtattttcagttttcagttttcagcaataagttctatccaaacagacccttagtgtGTCTGAGTTTTTTTTAGATCTTATGCACTATTTACAAGATtcgtaaatattttttttaataaaaataattttaaaattggatttcacagttttattctcatttttaaaaataatttttaaagtaattttacttttcaactATAAGAGATACTGTGAGTAAATTGCATgagttctatatatatatatatttgagtcTTGATTCTAATTCTTTGTAAATTGTTGAACATGCAGGTACTCAATGACGAGACATTTGCTATTCTAGTCCTCATGGCATTGTTCACCACCTTCATCACAACTCCAACAGTCATGACCATTTATAGACCAGCTCGTGGCCTCTCCACCAGAACTCATCGAAAATTGAGTGACTTGACCACGACCGATGACTCCAAAGAAGAGCTTCGTATTCTTGCTTGTGTTCATGACCCTCGAAATGTACCCTCCATCGTTACCCTCATTGAGTCCATTCGAAGCACTAAGAATTCCATTCTCAAACTCTTTGTCATGCATCTAGTCGAGCTCACAGAACGCTCTTCTTCGATCGTCATGGTCCATCGGGTCCGTAGAAATGGTTTTCCCTTCTTTAATCGTTTTCGCCGAGGCGAGTGCCATGACCGAGTGGCTGAAGCATTCCAAGGTTTTAGTCAATTAAGCAGAGTTATGGTTCGGCCTACCACAGCCATTTCGGCCATGTCTACCATGCATGAGGATATTTGCCACGTGGCAGATAAAAAGAGGATCACGATGATCATCTTGCCCTTCCATGTACAATGGAGAGACGAGGGAGATGGGTTGGTTGAGAATGTGTCCCAAAGTTGGAGAGCAGTGAACCAGAGGGTACTAAAGCACGCACCATGCTCAGTAGCTGTGCTTGTGGACCGTGGTTTGGGTAGTGAGACCCAGAATCCAGGACCTAATTCTAGTGTGGCTCATAGGGTTTGCATAATCTTCTTAGGTGGACCTGATGATCGCGAGGCCTTGGAATTGGGTGGTAGGATAGCGGAGCATCCAACAGTTATGGTGACAGTTATAAGGTTCGTTGAGAAGGATGGGAAAGAGTCTAAGGGCGAGATGTTGCGGCTCTCACCGGCCCAGACACAGTGTAGTGATCCAACCTCTAGCTGCTCCACCACTAAAATGAATTGTGAGAAAGAAAGGGTAAGATACTATTTCAATTCAATTTGGATaaagggaaagggaaaggaaaagggaaagaggCAGAATAGAGTTGGTCAAAAATTAAACttaatgaaatataattttatagaaagatTAATATTCCGTATTTTCGgtcaattttactttatttttccaTCTCTCCCCTTCTATCAAAACTGGGCCATTAGTCTTTCTATTAGACGACTACGTCAGTACTATCATTAAGTTTAGATACgtactaaaattttcaaatttttttcatgcCTACAAAGTTGGTAGATTATGATTAGTGTAGTGATCCCACCTGAAAAATCTTACACTAAGCATAATCTGTCATATCGAATGATGTGAAAGAAAGTcgtaaaatttttgttatgtaacCTTGTTACCTACAAAAAAAAGACCGTATATATGTTTGTAACAGCTAATTGGTCGTATAGCATGCACCAAAGTCAATTAATTTCTGTACATAAACAGGAGCTGGATGAGACTGCAGTTGCTGAGTTTCGACGCAAGTGTGGCGGGGTGGATTTCAAAGAGAAAGTGGCTAGCAATGTCGTAGAGGGGGTGTTGACAATAGGGCAGAGTAGAGACTATGATCTTATAGTTGTAGGGAAGGGTCGGTTCCCATCAAATATAGTAGCTGAGCATGCAGAGCTAGGGCCTATTGGAGATATATTGACCTCTTCAGCCCATGGCATTGTGTCTTCAGTGCTTGTGATTCAACAACATGATAATGCCCATGCAGAGGAGGCTCCTGTGTCAAAGGTAGTAGTGCAAACTGAGCATGAGAAGTTTACAACTGATGAATCGTCAAGTGTGCCAGAAATTTCAAAGGATTTTGTTTGATCAAAACAACTATATATAAAGTGTACACATGCGTTGTCACAACATCAATGCTAGCACCATACATTTTCATAACACTGCCACAATTATTCAATGTGGCTAACTGTGAGtgacaaagaaaaaatggtGAGTTCATATGATAGTAATAGATAATTTAGTGGCAGATTGTCAAGCACAAATTGCCACATAAGACAGTTTTTGTAATGTGTGTATGAAATTGTATGGTACTAGAATTATTGCTCGTAATAGCTGCAACTAGTTCGGCTACTAACAATATAGGATCCGACCATCTAGagccactacaaaaaaaatgcctaTTAGCGACCAAGAATTTTTGACGGACCCAAAAAGCCCTctcaaaaaaattctatttctgATGGCAAAACAATGCCCTCGcaaatacttggtaaaatgTGAAACATTTGTGACCAACAAGAAAAGTTGTCGCAATTATGTGTTGTAGCCGTCACAAATGCTAATAATTTGGAGGGAAATTTTCCCTCCATATTATTTGCGAGGGACAATTAAAAACTCTCAcaaaaagtgtattatttgtgatggttaaaaaaattccgtcactaatactaaattatttgcgagGGCCAAGATCAACCTTTACAAACAAtcattaaaatgtcaaaatttttcaagagaaatATTCCCACCAAATTATTTCCGAGGGACAATAAAAATCCCTtgtaaaaagtttattttttgtgtgagtTAAATATATACCctcactaatactaaattatttgcgagGGCCATGATTGGCCTTcgcaaataataattaaaataataatttttttggagataaaagttattctaaaattcaaagaatataATGATTGGTGAAACATAAAAGTGATAGAAAATTTGTATTCGAAATTATGCCttttaaaattcataatatCTTGTTTTTCATCTCTAGTTTTCAATTAGGCCACCAACTTATAAATGGTTTGCTCAAATTCTTTTAAACCTTCGTACTCAACTTGACTTTGAACTTCATAATTTAAAAGGAgatttcaataaaattcttaGTGTCAATGAGAAGGAAGGGGGGGGTGGACCGGTTTAGTAgacaaattacaaattttagagattgtttaGAAAATATGGGGCTGAGAGACTTGGGCTATGCAGGATCTTGGTTTACTTAAGCCATGGACAGGAGGGATTATGGATGatttaaagaaagaattgaTAGAGCTCTAGTCACAATGGAGTGGTGAAGGAAGTTCCCCAGAGCAAGGCTGTTTCATCTAGCAAATTTGGCCTCTGACCAGTGTCTTATTGTTGAGATTAGACCAGTCCacacaaaaaactaaaagaagtGCCAAACTTTTTTGATTTAAATCTATGTGACTTAAACATGATCAGAGTGAGGAGGTTGTAAAGGAGGTGTGGGAAGCGGGGGTGCACATGGGAGGGGCAAATCCAATTGAAGGTTGCTTGGAGAATTGCATGGCTGCCTTAACAAGATGGAACTCACGGGTCTTTGGACACATGGGGCAGAACATATAACGTATGCAAAAGGACTCGCAAACACTGGAGGCACATGTTGTTGGTCTCTCAAACCAAGAGCAGATAGGAGAGACAAGAAAATAATTGAACCAATTGAAATTATATGTGATGGAGGAAAATATGTGGCATCAGAGATCACATAGTTGTTGGGCAAAATTCAGGGATAAAAATACTTGCTTTTTTCATGATAAG
This genomic stretch from Castanea sativa cultivar Marrone di Chiusa Pesio chromosome 9, ASM4071231v1 harbors:
- the LOC142610298 gene encoding cation/H(+) antiporter 20-like; translation: MPVNITSIKTSSNGAWQGDNPLDYAFPLLIVQTVLILVVSRFLAFCFKPLRQPKVIAEIVGGILLGPSAFGRNKKYLNRIFPAWSAPILESVASIGLLFFLFLVGLELNLSSIRRGSKRALGIALAGISLPFICGIGIAFVLRKTIDGADKVGYGQFLVFMGVALSITAFPVLARILAELKLLTTDIGEIAMAAAALNDVAAWILLALAVALADGNNGGHKNPLVSVWVLLSGAAFVTFMFVIMRPAMKWVARRCAQQQDVVDEAYICLTLAGVLVSGFITDLIGIHSIFGAFVFGLAIPKSGNFAGILIERIEDFVAGLLLPLYFAASGLKTDVAKIRGAEAWGLLALVISTACAGKILGTFAAAMMFMIPVRESLTLGVLMNTKGLVELIVLNIGKEKKVLNDETFAILVLMALFTTFITTPTVMTIYRPARGLSTRTHRKLSDLTTTDDSKEELRILACVHDPRNVPSIVTLIESIRSTKNSILKLFVMHLVELTERSSSIVMVHRVRRNGFPFFNRFRRGECHDRVAEAFQGFSQLSRVMVRPTTAISAMSTMHEDICHVADKKRITMIILPFHVQWRDEGDGLVENVSQSWRAVNQRVLKHAPCSVAVLVDRGLGSETQNPGPNSSVAHRVCIIFLGGPDDREALELGGRIAEHPTVMVTVIRFVEKDGKESKGEMLRLSPAQTQCSDPTSSCSTTKMNCEKERELDETAVAEFRRKCGGVDFKEKVASNVVEGVLTIGQSRDYDLIVVGKGRFPSNIVAEHAELGPIGDILTSSAHGIVSSVLVIQQHDNAHAEEAPVSKVVVQTEHEKFTTDESSSVPEISKDFV